One Falco peregrinus isolate bFalPer1 chromosome 6, bFalPer1.pri, whole genome shotgun sequence DNA segment encodes these proteins:
- the ITIH2 gene encoding inter-alpha-trypsin inhibitor heavy chain H2, with protein MKHLIWFLGLFLISGVGSFDLVIDEIPDEVESLIDLEINGFPSSSKMRNGRYQRSTSDWGYVGDLVEDDDKIGLYSYKVQSTITSRLANTMIQAKMVNNAKRSQHIVFDVQVPKGAFIDNFTMDVNGITFTSKIREKSEARKMYSQAKAKGKAAGIVRSNALDMENFKTEVNVPPGTRIQFELHYHEMIRRKLSSYEHVISVKPGRLAKHMEVDVRIIEPQGLRYVHVPNSLGDHFDGITTISKGEKKAHVSFKPTMAQQRKCPTCSSTAVDGNFVVQYDVNRETTGGELEIFNGYFIHFFAPENLDPLPKNILFVIDVSGSMWGLKMKQTIEAMKAILSELRAADQFSLIDFNHNVRCWRDNLVSATPAQVEDAKKYIQAIHPNGGTNINEALLRATFILNEAQNLGMLDPNSVSMIVLVSDGDPTVGELKLTTIQKNVKQSIKDEFSLFCLGIGFDVDYDFLQRIATDNRGMAQRIFGNQETSAQMKNFYNQVSTPLLKKIQFNYPQESVSDVTQSSFHNYFGGSEIVVAGKVDTDNLQHLESIVTATAANAELVMETLRDVEELDGFMKKDKYADPEFTRKLWAYLTVNQMLAERNTAPTAALKRNITKSILQMSLDHHIVTPFTAMLIENAEKDEIMLADQPKDPRRGCCPGTLGLTPNAPNNNKGIPAWANVTAVPVSFMPEQRSPPVSSLSINRVDNDPHFIIHLPKSQRNICFNINSEPGKILSLVSDPGTGVVVNGQLIGAKKTENKKLNTYFGKIGFYFKAKGLKVEITTETITLKDGSYGITLTWSDTGHIIRKQLLVSMKKENNVTITVGKEMSFMVLLHRVWKNHPVNVDFLGIYIPPENQFSPAAHGLIGQFTSEPEVYIHHQRPGQAPEKPQATMEVKGNKLTVTRGLQKDYRTDRVLGTDVQCWFVHNSGKGFIDGHYKDYLVPHLYSFMKKP; from the exons atgaagcatcTGATCTGGTTCCTGGGTTTGTTCCTCATTTCTGGAGTAGGAAGCTTTGATCTTGTTATCGACGAGATCCCAGAT GAAGTGGAAAGCCTGATTGACCTAGAAATCAATGGATTTCCTTCAAGCTCCAAGATGAGAAATGGCCGGTACCAG cgAAGCACATCCGACTGGGGGTATGTTGGAGATCTG GTGGAGGATGATGACAAGATAGGTCTTTACAGCTACAAAGTTCAATCCACTATAACGTCACGGTTGGCCAACACAATGATCCAAGCCAAAATGGTGAATAACGCAAAAAGGTCCCAGCACATAGTGTTTGATGTACAAGTCCCCAAAGGAGCTTTTATTGACAACTTTACTAT GGATGTCAATGGTATAACATTTACCAGCAAAATTCGAGAAAAATCTGAAGCCAGAAAAATGTACTCTCAAGCAAAAGCCAAAGGCAAAGCTGCTGGTATAGTAAG GAGCAACGCCTTGGATATGGAAAACTTCAAAACTGAAGTGAATGTGCCCCCAGGGACAAGGATCCAGTTCGAACTTCATTACCATGAAATGATTCGAAGGAAACTGAGCTCCTATGAGCACGTCATCTCTGTGAAGCCAGGACGCTTGGCAAAGCACATGGAG GTGGATGTCCGCATTATCGAGCCACAGGGACTTCGCTATGTGCATGTTCCTAATTCGCTTGGAGATCATTTTGATGGAATCACCACCATCtccaagggagagaaaaag GCTCATGTTTCTTTCAAGCCAACAATGGCTCAACAGCGAAAATGCCCCACATGCTCATCCACAGCAGTAGATGGAAATTTTGTGGTGCAATATGATGTGAACAGAGAAACCACGGGTGGCGAATTAGAA atttttaatgGGTATTTTATTCACTTCTTTGCTCCGGAAAATCTTGATCCTCTGcccaaaaacattttatttgttataGATGTCAGTGGCTCAATGTGGggactgaaaatgaaacaa ACCATCGAGGCCATGAAGGCAATACTGAGTGAGCTCCGTGCTGCTGATCAGTTCTCCCTTATCGACTTCAACCACAATGTCCGATGCTGGAGAGATAATCTAGTCTCAGCCACACCAGCGCAGGTTGAAGATGCTAAGAAGTACATCCAGGCAATCCATCCCAATGGGG GCACAAATATTAATGAAGCTCTCCTCCGAGCCACGTTCATCCTGAATGAAGCCCAAAACTTAGGCATGTTGGACCCTAACTCAGTCTCCATGATTGTATTGGTGTCTGATGGAGACCCGACAGTAG GTGAGCTAAAGCTGACAACGATCCAGAAGAACGTGAAGCAGAGCATAAAGGACGAATTCTCTCTCTTCTGCCTCGGGATTGGGTTTGACGTAGATTATGATTTCCTGCAGAGGATTGCAACTGACAACCGTGGCATGGCCCAGAGGATTTTTGGAAATCAGGAGACTTCTGCCCAAATGAAG AATTTCTACAACCAGGTCTCCACCCCACTTTTGAAGAAGATTCAGTTCAACTACCCCCAGGAGTCAGTGTCAGACGTCACCCAGAGCAGCTTCCACAACTACTTTGGTGGCTCAGAGATAGTAGTGGCTGGGAAGGTCGACACAGATAACCTGCAACACTTGGAAAGCATCgtcacagcaacagca GCAAACGCAGAGCTCGTAATGGAAACCCTGCGAGATGTTGAAGAACTAGATGGTTTCATGAAGAAAGACAAGTATGCAGATCCCGAATTCACTAGGAAGCTGTGGGCCTATCTGACTGTCAACCAGATGCTGGCAGAGAG AAACACAGCCCCCACTGCTGCTTTGAAGAGGAACATCACCAAATCCATCCTACAGATGTCCCTTGACCATCATATTGTTACCCCCTTCACAGCCATGCTGATAGAGAATGCTGAAAAAGATGAGATAATGCTAGCAGACCAGCCCAAAGACCCCAGAAGGGGCTGCTGCCCAG GTACTCTAGGATTAACTCCAAATGCACCTAATAATAACAAAGGTATCCCAGCCTGGGCCAATGTCACAGCTGTACCAGTCAGCTTCATGCCGGAGCAAAGGAGTCCTCCTGTGTCCTCTCTGAGCATAAACAGAG ttgaCAATGATCCACATTTCATCATACACCTGCCCAAGAGCCAAAGGAACATCTGTTTCAATATCAACTCAGAGCCTGGGAAGATCCTAAGCTTGGTTTCCGATCCTGGTACTG GAGTTGTGGTCAATGGCCAGCTCATTGGGGCcaagaaaacagagaataaGAAACTCAACACATACTTTGGCAAAattggtttttatttcaagGCCAAAGGTCTGAAAGTGGAGATCACCACAGAAACAATAACACTGAAAGATGGATCTTACGGCATCACGCTGACCTGGTCTGACACAGGGCACATCATCCGGAAACA GCTTCTCGTATccatgaagaaagaaaacaacgTTACTATCACTGTGGGCAAGGAGATGTCCTTCATGGTTTTACTGCACCGTGTGTGGAAGAACCATCCAGTAAATGTTGACTTCCTGGGAATCTACATTCCCCCTGAAAACCAGTtctctcctgcagcccatgggcTCATAG GTCAGTTTACGTCTGAACCAGAAGTGTATATCCACCACCAAAGACCTGGGCAAGCTCCAGAGAAACCACAAGCCACCATGGAAGTCAAAGGCAACAAGCTCACTGTTACCAG GGGACTGCAGAAGGACTACAGGACGGACCGCGTGCTCGGGACTGACGTGCAGTGCTGGTTTGTGCACAACAGCGGGAAAGGTTTCATAGACGGCCACTACAAAGATTACCTCGTCCCCCACCTATACAGTTTTATGAAGAAACCCTGA